The genomic DNA tTATACGATAGGAATGCTAAcaaaatttcttattttaaaatcttaactcAGGATTTAACTCAAGTTATTCGGGATGGTTCATAAGctgtgaagccccgatacttcaaaatggatgacgtaccgtatcccctgcatatcctgcaccgatacctgcctgatacttcccgatacgtatacggagagtatccaaatattaaattttattttgttaaaaaataattatccaatacTTTCCGATACATCCCGATACGcacggatacttgtgtttttttatattattttgatttctgtttttttttttaaaataagaataaaaacattatattactatgatatatatacatttcctttatctttcttcGGTGCCCATACGacccacaccacaccacacaatcaattgcatctttccctttctcttaatcgtcaatattatatttatattaatgtcCTACGAGcctggtttcttgtgtttgttaataaacttgcatattaaaaaaatggttataattataaagtacatttaattatataatttttttattaacgtatcccagccgtatcgtatcttgatttttaaaaattttccaTATCggcgtatcggtgcagtatcgtatccgtatcgtatctcgtatccgggcttcacaGTTCATAGGAGTATATATATGTCCCAAAATCTTGATTGCATTCTCAAAAACAATGTGATGAATAATTGAGAACAAACAAACGTGTTATATTCTGCAATGagaaaagttaacaaaattttaaaaaatatttgcttgcaattttaaattcataatttttctgTACCATTTAAACAAAAACCATCTTAAAttttaacaacaaaagaaaGCAATTCTTTTAACTGTGCCAATAATAATAACACACTCCAAAAGCTCAAACGGTAAAAACATTATTCTTTGTTAGCTAAACATGTGATGATAGTAATAAACACATTTCTCCCCCACAAAAAAGgcaaaagaaaattttgatgttccaaaaaagaaaaagcgcAAACGTTCACAAAATCCCGTAACGACTGCACAAGTTCATCTACCATCTAAAGGGATACTTTACCAACAATACAGTTGACATAAGCTTTCGGCGATGTTTGTTCAGTAGTAAGCCTTGCGAGGATTGTTCTggaaaaacaaacacaatcacAATATGAAAACAAGGTTACATAGTAACTCAGACATCACtgcaaaacaattcataatagaAGGGGCAATTACCAGAGGATTTGGCCTGTGACGGTAGCCAAGCATCATCCGCTTTTTATACTGCTCATAGATGTCATCCTCAGGAGTCACCTCCCCGGGTTGGACAGCACCTACTCCCAAGTTATCTTTCTTAACACTGCCTGCCATTATAGGATCTGCAATACCCTTCCTAGAGCCCCCTAGACCCTCGCCTGCATTATCATCAATGTCAGCACAAGAAAGAAATGGCAAGTATATAAATGTCATACAACAGTTAGAGCTCGAGTTGGACTCTTAAATGCATTCATCGACTTGAAAGGAAAAACACTTGAAGAAATTTTAAGCACCTTCTTTCCAACCCATTTTTGATAAAAGCTTGTGGCCCACATTATCAGCCTGAATTTTGGCCCTCTCAGCAGCCTCCTTTGCAGCTTTCATAGCTGCTGCGTCGTTACAGCTAGCCAAGAACTTCTCCAGTTCTTCCTGAGGAATATAATCACCCATGTGATGGCCTTTTTTCCCTGAAGCTGAAGCTGAAGCTGCGCTCAAGATAAAGCATTCAAGAGATTATTACATTTACATAAAGAAAATTCACAATTCAACCTgttcaaataaaatgaaaacaaatccAATAAAAACCAGGTAACAATCACCATCATAAGTTGAGCCTTGAAGAGATGGAGGAGGGGGCATCTCATCTTTTGAATGCCTAGGTTGTTTGAACTTTTCTTCCTGTGCGGCTTTCTTCATGTAAAACTCCATTAGTGCTAAAGAATTGGCCTTTGATGATCCACCGGGCTCATCTGAACAGATATACAAAACGCATGCATCAATAAAATGTTGCATACAAAGATACATGAGGTTCTTGACAACTGAGAGTCCTACAAACTCGGatacaaatataatttccaTCCACTAATCCTTTTGAAAACAACATGATGGCAGCTAAAGTATCATAATGATGGCTAAACTGCCATGCTGTATAAGTATCCCTTACCCGAGCTTCCAACTGAAAATGCTTGTCCTGCAGATCCAGAACCCCTTGGTACGTCAGCACTATCATATAAAGCAGAGGCAGGGATTTGGTAAGTTGACTGCTGCTGGGACGATCTCTGAGGACCATTTGTTGGTCTGGAAGATGGAACGCTTGTCCCTGCTGAGGGTTAAATTGTTCCACATTACAAGCCAAAATAGACTAAACCAtgtaaagaaaaagagaaaacataCTGCAGGAATGAGAGGGAGCCTAATCTAATCTCATAAAGTACAACCAAGGCAACACTTCTTATATCTACACATCGATTGGCGAATGAGGCATGGGCATATGATTTACTAATTCATTATTCAAGCATCAACCTCCCGCCAAAACAACAATTGCAGTTATGAAAAACAACTCTcaagaaatgtgaaattatatTTTCCTTCGATGTGAGAACAGTTGCCAAGGACACCTAGCAATGTCTTACACATGGCTATTTTGCAAGGTGGAGACGGGATTTTCCCTGCCATCCCCATCCCCACCCCCGTCCCTAGTAGGGTCAAACAAATTGATAATGACCTTGTCTTCTCCCCATTGAGGTCAGCAAATCccgtcaatttttttcttaattttattcatATGTGTATGCAAGCCCAGACTTATTGTCATGTCTAGCCAAAAAACCAAATAGTAAATTCATGAAAAACACTAACCATTTTGATATGCCTGTGGTTCGTTGGACTGGGAAAGGGCCTTCTCCTCTTGAGCAAGCCGATGTTCATAATATTTATAGTCAGAAcatttaacatcaaataaaaACCTGCATGCTCAAACAAACACCACACATTCAGTTAGAAATTACGAATCATAAGCAAAAGACTGATGCAATAGGATTATGAGTTAACTCCAAACATACTTGAAAGGTGAGTCTCCAGGGTTTTTTTGCCGTGTAACATCCTCAAATGGCCTTCCATTTTTAGCCACAAAACTTGCAAGTTTGTCAGCAACTTTCTTCACTGTAGGATCACTTGGGGGAGGAGGTGCTGCATATCACTTATAAAACTGATTAATACCAAGAGCATGAACAAGGGAATGGAAATTACTCTTGTAGCAGGCGTGCCAATACCCCATTCTTGATAGGTACTTGAGGAATAAGCTGCATTCATGACACAAGATATTCAAAGACGTTTTCTCCTCTTTGCTGAATGTCTTTTCAGTTAGCAAAGAAGGAATATGTGGTGAATACCTCTTCAATAACGAAACTGGGCTTAATGTAGAGGACTCTACTTTTTACGAGAAGAAAACGGCTAAAAAAATAGTGTGAATGTAAGCGTATGCCTCTGGCTGAGGCAACACACTTTGAGATCTTCCATCAAATAAATACCTCAAGGAGTAGTTCAAGACATGCTTCACAAATACACCCAAGAGGATACTCATTTTATACACCTCTCTACTTCCTTTTTATGATCCAGGGGATAAATATGAcaaataattttctattttaaatcaATACATGTATGTTCTTTCATCCTCATATGACAAATATTGTGATGAAGGGATAAAATTTATGAATGGGGAGATCAGCATTCAAGAAGGAAAAAGCAAGTTTTCCAAGATGCAAAGAGAACAAGAAATCGGAAAGAGACAGGGAGGAAACAAAATCAGAAAGTAGATGCCATCTAAGACATATTGAATTGACAAAAAGCTGCAGTGATCTGTAAGTTAGAAAGAGAGTGTATGGCGTGCATCATCAGGAAACAAAATTATCACTAATCCATCAACATGGATAGGCTTGGAATGACCAACCATAATTAGAATATAGAATCACTACGTAAtaattttattggataattCCTACCAACTATCTTGCATAAGATTTGAGTGAGAAGTAATTACCAACATCAAGTTGTCTTGATGATTGCTCAATGCCGTCATCCTGACCCAATTTTTGCCGTTTTGTCGGTGCATCAATTGAAACATACCCAGCATCTATTTCATCTTCATCGTCATCAGCCAACTTAACAGGGGGTGGTACTAGCTTTGACTTTTGTTTCAAGCTGAAAGCAAGTTTGCCACTGGAACCACCCTGTGAAGATTTCTTTGCATCATTAGCCTTACTAATGGAGGGTTTGGGAGTCAGAGGTCCTGAAACAACTTTAATTGGTTTAGAGTCCTCTGGCTTGGCATTTTTCCCCCTCTCCTGCTCTTGTTGGAGCTGCCTGAACCTCTCCATAAACGAACCATCATTGACAAAGAGGGTAGGAGGTGGTCCCTTGTCCATTGGTTAaggtccaaaataaataatgtgGCTTTCAGCAACTCACTGTTTGACAAAAAAGCTGCAAAGCTTTTTAGATGTTGCAGTTAAATTTAAAGTCATGGTTTCTTTCTATCCAATATGTGGTGTCATTTAAACCTTCAAAGAGATAATAGTGTTGTATATTTATGTACAAATATATAACATAGGTCACAAGAACAATAAACATGAATACCAGaccaaacatcatcaacaagACAATAAACCTCGTCAGAAATCATTCATAAATGAAACGCAGactaagagataaaagaccgtTTAATTATGAAATTCATAATGATCACGAGTGCAGACATGAACTATGGACAATAGACTCTGCTGAATGAAATCACCATACCAATTCTTCCATCAAACTAagaaatgctaaaaaaaatgaaaaaaaggaacCCACTTCCAATTCAAAACCGTATTGACAAGAGGCAATACTTCACAGAATAAGAAATATAggaaacaataattaaaaattcttctttcctgaaagataatagaatttcaatttttttattgatctgAATTTCCATGACAGACATTCTATGCTTCTCAAGCATCCATAATGGAAGCAAAATACGAgctgagaaaaaaataaaattttggaaaatttatgCCTTAGAAGAAAAGTCTAAAAGAACATCACTAATGCCCTCCCAACTTTTGAAGTTTCATACCTGccaaattaaaaaggaaatcCTTCTTAGAAAATCCAAGTTCGTAAGCAAAACTGTAAAATGGCAATGCTCCAAAGTTCTAGTTTATCTTAAACCAGTTTACTAACCCATTATTCATAACGAAACAGAAAACCACCGCTGGAATATGCATAATTGCCACAACAGTTAAACCTACCCAACTGTGCTATAATCTAGCTGGAATAAAAAACCACCAATCTAGTCTCTAAACTACCACTCT from Medicago truncatula cultivar Jemalong A17 chromosome 8, MtrunA17r5.0-ANR, whole genome shotgun sequence includes the following:
- the LOC25501036 gene encoding SURP and G-patch domain-containing protein 1-like protein isoform X2, whose amino-acid sequence is MDKGPPPTLFVNDGSFMERFRQLQQEQERGKNAKPEDSKPIKVVSGPLTPKPSISKANDAKKSSQGGSSGKLAFSLKQKSKLVPPPVKLADDDEDEIDAGYVSIDAPTKRQKLGQDDGIEQSSRQLDVAYSSSTYQEWAPPPPSDPTVKKVADKLASFVAKNGRPFEDVTRQKNPGDSPFKFLFDVKCSDYKYYEHRLAQEEKALSQSNEPQAYQNGTSVPSSRPTNGPQRSSQQQSTYQIPASALYDSADVPRGSGSAGQAFSVGSSDEPGGSSKANSLALMEFYMKKAAQEEKFKQPRHSKDEMPPPPSLQGSTYDASASASGKKGHHMGDYIPQEELEKFLASCNDAAAMKAAKEAAERAKIQADNVGHKLLSKMGWKEGEGLGGSRKGIADPIMAGSVKKDNLGVGAVQPGEVTPEDDIYEQYKKRMMLGYRHRPNPLNNPRKAYY
- the LOC25501036 gene encoding SURP and G-patch domain-containing protein 1-like protein isoform X5 translates to MDKGPPPTLFVNDGSFMERFRQLQQEQERGKNAKPEDSKPIKVVSGPLTPKPSISKANDAKKSSQGGSSGKLAFSLKQKSKLVPPPVKLADDDEDEIDAGYVSIDAPTKRQKLGQDDGIEQSSRQLDVAPPPPSDPTVKKVADKLASFVAKNGRPFEDVTRQKNPGDSPFKFLFDVKCSDYKYYEHRLAQEEKALSQSNEPQAYQNGTSVPSSRPTNGPQRSSQQQSTYQIPASALYDSADVPRGSGSAGQAFSVGSSDEPGGSSKANSLALMEFYMKKAAQEEKFKQPRHSKDEMPPPPSLQGSTYDASASASGKKGHHMGDYIPQEELEKFLASCNDAAAMKAAKEAAERAKIQADNVGHKLLSKMGWKEGEGLGGSRKGIADPIMAGSVKKDNLGVGAVQPGEVTPEDDIYEQYKKRMMLGYRHRPNPLNNPRKAYY
- the LOC25501036 gene encoding SURP and G-patch domain-containing protein 1-like protein isoform X1, yielding MDKGPPPTLFVNDGSFMERFRQLQQEQERGKNAKPEDSKPIKVVSGPLTPKPSISKANDAKKSSQGGSSGKLAFSLKQKSKLVPPPVKLADDDEDEIDAGYVSIDAPTKRQKLGQDDGIEQSSRQLDVAYSSSTYQEWAPPPPSDPTVKKVADKLASFVAKNGRPFEDVTRQKNPGDSPFKFLFDVKCSDYKYYEHRLAQEEKALSQSNEPQAYQNAGTSVPSSRPTNGPQRSSQQQSTYQIPASALYDSADVPRGSGSAGQAFSVGSSDEPGGSSKANSLALMEFYMKKAAQEEKFKQPRHSKDEMPPPPSLQGSTYDASASASGKKGHHMGDYIPQEELEKFLASCNDAAAMKAAKEAAERAKIQADNVGHKLLSKMGWKEGEGLGGSRKGIADPIMAGSVKKDNLGVGAVQPGEVTPEDDIYEQYKKRMMLGYRHRPNPLNNPRKAYY
- the LOC25501036 gene encoding SURP and G-patch domain-containing protein 1-like protein isoform X4, whose product is MDKGPPPTLFVNDGSFMERFRQLQQEQERGKNAKPEDSKPIKVVSGPLTPKPSISKANDAKKSSQGGSSGKLAFSLKQKSKLVPPPVKLADDDEDEIDAGYVSIDAPTKRQKLGQDDGIEQSSRQLDVAPPPPSDPTVKKVADKLASFVAKNGRPFEDVTRQKNPGDSPFKFLFDVKCSDYKYYEHRLAQEEKALSQSNEPQAYQNAGTSVPSSRPTNGPQRSSQQQSTYQIPASALYDSADVPRGSGSAGQAFSVGSSDEPGGSSKANSLALMEFYMKKAAQEEKFKQPRHSKDEMPPPPSLQGSTYDASASASGKKGHHMGDYIPQEELEKFLASCNDAAAMKAAKEAAERAKIQADNVGHKLLSKMGWKEGEGLGGSRKGIADPIMAGSVKKDNLGVGAVQPGEVTPEDDIYEQYKKRMMLGYRHRPNPLNNPRKAYY
- the LOC25501036 gene encoding SURP and G-patch domain-containing protein 1-like protein isoform X3 — translated: MDKGPPPTLFVNDGSFMERFRQLQQEQERGKNAKPEDSKPIKVVSGPLTPKPSISKANDAKKSSQGGSSGKLAFSLKQKSKLVPPPVKLADDDEDEIDAGYVSIDAPTKRQKLGQDDGIEQSSRQLDVAYSSSTYQEWAPPPPSDPTVKKVADKLASFVAKNGRPFEDVTRQKNPGDSPFKFLFDVKCSDYKYYEHRLAQEEKALSQSNEPQAYQNAGTSVPSSRPTNGPQRSSQQQSTYQIPASALYDSADVPRGSGSAGQAFSVGSSDEPGGSSKANSLALMEFYMKKAAQEEKFKQPRHSKDEMPPPPSLQGSTYDASASGKKGHHMGDYIPQEELEKFLASCNDAAAMKAAKEAAERAKIQADNVGHKLLSKMGWKEGEGLGGSRKGIADPIMAGSVKKDNLGVGAVQPGEVTPEDDIYEQYKKRMMLGYRHRPNPLNNPRKAYY